The genomic DNA CGCCTTACAACTCCCTTCTCCAGGCGGGAATCGCGATTCTCGTCGACGACCAGGGGGAACCCGCCGCGAAGTGCTCGTGCGGAAATCCGCTGCGCCCCTTCAAGGGCGACGCGAACCTGATTTCCGTCAAGTTCGCGGACGGCAACAAGAAGTGGAGCGGATATCAGGCGTCCTCGGTCGTGGCCGTACGTCCGGCGGCGCGGAAGGTGGAGCGCCTCGCCCTCGTCGACATCGGCGATCCAAACCGCGGTATCGAGCGTCCGGTCGGTACGACGGGCAAGCGCGACACCGTCTTCGACACCCGGCGGCAGCACGCGGTGCCGAACCTCGCGGGGACGACGTTCGGGGAGGCGCGGGAGCAACTGGTGAGCAGCGGTCTGGCCGTCGGGTACGGCGGGAGTACGGCGCCGTCCGACGACGCCCGGGTCACGGCGACCGATCCGCCCGCCGGGACCGAGCTGGGGTTCGGGGAGTACGTGCTGCTGAGCGTGGCCGGCGGGGCGAAGTCCACTCCCCCGGCTCCGACGACCACCTCCGGACCGACACTCGGCCCGCCGACGTCCACGCCCTCGTCACAGCCCTCGTCGCCACCACCGTCCTCGCGCACGAGTGAACCGCCGCCGTCGAGCAGTTCGCCTACGACCGGTTCGCCCTCGATGGTGACCGACTCTCCCTCGACGAGCGCGCCGGTCACCAGCAGTGCGGCCGTCACCGCCACCGTCACGACCACCACGACTCCCACGACGACAGCCACCACGACCGAGACGTGACGAGGACCCGGAAGGAGGACTCCGGATGTCACAGGGATCGCCGACCTCGGGAGTGGGCCGGGTCATCGCCGGCCGTTATCTCCTGCTGAACCGGCTGGGCAGTGGCGGTATGGGACATGTGTGGCTCGCACATGACCAGCGGCTGGCCTGTGAAGTCGCGCTCAAGGAGATCGTGTTCAGCAACCCGGCCTACGCCGACGCCGAGCGGGAGGCCCGGGTCGCACGGGCCCGGGCCGAGGCACGGAACGCGGCCGGGCTGCGCGGTCACCCCCATGTGGTGACCGTCCATGACGTGCTGGAGCACGAGGGGCTGCCGTGGATCGTCATGGAGTATGTGGCGGACGCCGTGGACCTGCGCGACCTGATCGGCCGGCACGGCTCGGCGGCCCCGGCGGAGTGCGCCCGCATCGGGCTCGCCGTCCTTGACGCGCTGACCGCGGGGCACCAGCGGGGCGTGATGCACCGGGACGTGAAACCGGCGAACATCCTGCTCGCGCCGGACCGCACCGGTTCGCCGTACGCCCGCGTCCTGCTCACCGACTACGGCATCTCGGTGCAGCCGGACGCCGGGGAGACGCGGTACACGCAGACGTCCGTGCTCGTCGGTACGGCGGGGTATCTGGCGCCGGAGCGGGCCACGGGCGGGCCGCCGACCGCCGCCGCCGACCTGTTCTCGCTGGGCTGCACGCTGTACCACGCCGTCGAGGGCCACGGCCCCTTCGTGCGCGAGACCCCGCTCGCCGAGATCACCGCGGTGGTCATGGAGGACCCGCTGCCCCCGGTCCGCGCGGGCGCGCTGGCACCGGTGCTCCACGCGATGCTGGAGAAGGATCCGCTACGACGGATCTCGGCGACGGAGGCGGAGGCGGCACTGGCGCGGATCGTGACGCCGCAGACGGAGGCGGAGGCGTACGCACGGACCCAGACCGACCTGGGCTCGCCGTCACCCTGGGAAGGGCAGTCGGTGCCTTTCACGGCGGGGCCGTCGGCTCCCTCGTCCTCCCCCGCCGGTCGGCGCCGCCGCCCGCGTTCCCGGCTCCGCCAGGCCGTCCTCGCGGGCCTGCTCGGGCTCGCCCTCGCCCTCGGCGGCGTCTGGTACGCCATGGCCCACCAGCCACCCGGCGACCACACGGACACGAGCAAGGACAGCCCGCCGTACGGCAATACCGTCGGCCTCTCCGCGCCGCTCAAGGACGGCGACTGTGTCACCGCCGACTGGCCCGGTGGGAAGCGGTTCGAGGGGACGCCCCGGCTCGCCGTCGACTCCACCTGCCGGAACTCGGTGCCCGACGGTCAGGTGATGGCGTTCGTGTCCACCGCGTCGGCGGGCGAGGCGCGCAAGGTGGGCTCGGATCGGTGTGCGGAGCGGACGCGGGAGGCACGGGAGAAGCTGGCGGACGTGCGGGGCTTCGCCGTCGTACCGACCGACGCGGGTTTCACGGCCGCCGGGCATCGCGCCGCGTGTCTGGTGCTGGGCGCGCACGGGCCGGTCTACGGGCCGCTCGGGAGCCGTCGCGTTCTCGGGTCGGCGTTCGCGGACACGTCGACCATGCAGAAGGGGGACTGTCTGGACGTGCCCTCGGACCGGGCCGCGAGCCTGGTCTCCTGCACCGGGAAGCATGATCAGGAAGTGGTCGGGTTCACCCGGTTGGGCGCCGGCGTCACGCTGGCCCAGGCCCGTACGCGGTCGGACGCGGCCTGCGCCCGGGACGTCCCGCCGGCCGACCACGGCTTCGGTCCGTCGGTGTACGAGGCCGCCTCCTGGACCAGTCGGGGACCGTGGAAGTCGGGCACACATTTCGTCGTGTGCGCCGTTCGGAGGCAGAACGGGGGCACCATGGAGGGGAACGAACCATGAGGAGGGTGTTGCGATGCCCGGTTCCACGAAGACCATGGGGGTGATCACCGTCGGCGGACTCGTGGTGGTGACGGCCTACACGGTGGCGCTCGGCAGTAACGGCTGGCTGTGGTTCGGCTGGGTCGTGCTCGGGCTGATCACCCTCGGGATGGTGGCCACGCGCAGCACCTGACGCCCGCTACCCGGCGCTCCGCCGGCTGGCCGAGTGCACGCCCGGCTGGTACTTCGGCAGCCGGGCGGTGATCTTCATGCCCGCTCCTACGGCGGTCTCGATGACGAGGCCGTAGTCGTCGCCGTAGACCTGGCGGAGCCGGTCGTCGACGTTGGACAGGCCGATGCCGCCCGAGGGGCTGACCTCCCCTGCGAGGATGCGGCGCAGCAGGTCGGGGTCCATGCCGGCGCCGTCGTCCTCGATGACGACGAGTGCCTCGGCGCCCGCGTCCTGCGCGGTGATGCTGATACGGCTCTTGTCGGCCTTGCCCTCCAGGCCGTGCTTCACGGCGTTCTCGACGAGTGGTTGCAGGCACAGGAACGGGAGCGCGACCGGCAGCACCTCGGGGGCGATCTGGAGCGTGACGGAGAGCCGTTCGCCGAAGCGGGCCCGGACGAGTGCCAAGTAGTGGTCGATGGCGTGGAGTTCGTCGGCGAGGGTGGTGAAGTCGCCGTGCCTGCGGAACGAGTAGCGGGTGAAGTCGGCGAATTCCAGGAGCAGTTCGCGGGCGCGCTCGGGGTCGGTGCGGACGAACGAGGCGATCACCGCGAGCGAGTTGAAGATGAAGTGCGGGGAGATCTGGGCCCGAAGTGCCTTGATCTCGGCCTCGATCAGCCGGGTGCGGGACTGGTCCAGATCCGCCAACTCCAGTTGGACCGAGACCCAGCGGGCGACCTCCCCGGCGGCCCGGACCAGGACGGCGGACTCGCGCGGCGCGCAGGCGACCAGCGCGCCGTGGACCCGGTCGTCGACGGTGAGCGGGGCGACCACCGCCCAGCGCAACGGGCAGTCGGGGGCTGCGCAGTTGAGCCGGAACGCCTCGCCGCGGCCGGTCTCCAGGGGGCCCGCGAGCCGTTCCATGATCTCGGCCCGGTGATGGTCGCCGACGCCTTCCCAGGCGAGGACCTGCTTCTGGTCGGTCAGGCAGAGCGCGTCGGTGCCGAGCAGCGTGCGCAGTCTGCGGGCCGAGCGGCGGGCCGTCTCGCCGGTGAGGCCGGCGCGCAGCGGGGGTGCGGCGAGGGAGGCGGTGTGCAGGGTCTGGAAGGTGGCGTGCTCGACGGGGGTGCCGAGTCCGCCGAGGTTCTCGGGGCGCGCGGTGCGCCGGCCGAGCCAGAAGCCGGCGGCGAGCAACGGGAGTACGGCAACACAGAGGCCGGCCAGGAATCCGCTCATGCGGCCGCCTCCGTAAGGGAGTTGGGCGATCTACTCATGGTGATGCCAGGACCGTCCGTGGGTGTCGTCACGCCTTCACCTCCGCCCGCAGTTCCTCCGGCAGATGGAAGCGTGCCAGGATCGCCGCCGTCCCCGTCGGTACCCGGCCCGGGGTGGCCAGGGACACCAGCACCATGGTGAGGAAGCCCAGCGGCACCGACCAGAGCGCGGGCCAGGCGAGCAGGGCGTGCAGGGGGCCCGTGCCGGGGAAGCCGGCCATGGTCGCGGCCACCGCGACGAACGCCGAGCCGCCGCCCACCAGCATTCCGGCCGCCGCGCCGGGCGGGGTGAGCCTGGTCCACCAGATGCCGAGGACCAGCAACGGGCAGAAGGAGGAGGCGGACACGGCGAACGCGAGTCCCACGGCGTCGGCGACGGGCAGCCCGCCGACCAGGGCGCTCGCCGCCAGCGGTACGGCCATGGCGAGGCCCGTGCCGAGTCTGAAGTGCCGTACTCCGCGCGACGGGAGGACGTCCTGGGTGAGGACCCCGGCCACGGCCATGGTCAGCCCCGACGCGGTGGACAGGAACGCGGCGAAGGCGCCGCCCGCGACCAGCGCGCCGAGCAGATCGCCGCCGACGCCGCCGATCATGCGGTCGGGCAGCAGGAGGACGGCCGCGTCGGCGTCGCCGGTGAGGGTGAGTTCGGGGGTGTACAGGCGGCCGAGGGCGCCGTAGACGGGCGGGAGGAGGTAGAAGGCGCCGATCAGGCCGAGGACG from Streptomyces sp. NBC_01478 includes the following:
- a CDS encoding PASTA domain-containing protein produces the protein MIRRIAVPLVCVLVVSGLSGCGGDAHTFAVQAVAAGVPSLAPFFGEKQGLGHDTRARSLPVRGTLQQGDTPGLYGGTKQPTLCDVAKLKRFLTDPANHQKAVAWSSVPGIGTDRIPVYLDRLTPVLLRHDTLVENHDFRKGKATPYNSLLQAGIAILVDDQGEPAAKCSCGNPLRPFKGDANLISVKFADGNKKWSGYQASSVVAVRPAARKVERLALVDIGDPNRGIERPVGTTGKRDTVFDTRRQHAVPNLAGTTFGEAREQLVSSGLAVGYGGSTAPSDDARVTATDPPAGTELGFGEYVLLSVAGGAKSTPPAPTTTSGPTLGPPTSTPSSQPSSPPPSSRTSEPPPSSSSPTTGSPSMVTDSPSTSAPVTSSAAVTATVTTTTTPTTTATTTET
- a CDS encoding serine/threonine-protein kinase; the encoded protein is MSQGSPTSGVGRVIAGRYLLLNRLGSGGMGHVWLAHDQRLACEVALKEIVFSNPAYADAEREARVARARAEARNAAGLRGHPHVVTVHDVLEHEGLPWIVMEYVADAVDLRDLIGRHGSAAPAECARIGLAVLDALTAGHQRGVMHRDVKPANILLAPDRTGSPYARVLLTDYGISVQPDAGETRYTQTSVLVGTAGYLAPERATGGPPTAAADLFSLGCTLYHAVEGHGPFVRETPLAEITAVVMEDPLPPVRAGALAPVLHAMLEKDPLRRISATEAEAALARIVTPQTEAEAYARTQTDLGSPSPWEGQSVPFTAGPSAPSSSPAGRRRRPRSRLRQAVLAGLLGLALALGGVWYAMAHQPPGDHTDTSKDSPPYGNTVGLSAPLKDGDCVTADWPGGKRFEGTPRLAVDSTCRNSVPDGQVMAFVSTASAGEARKVGSDRCAERTREAREKLADVRGFAVVPTDAGFTAAGHRAACLVLGAHGPVYGPLGSRRVLGSAFADTSTMQKGDCLDVPSDRAASLVSCTGKHDQEVVGFTRLGAGVTLAQARTRSDAACARDVPPADHGFGPSVYEAASWTSRGPWKSGTHFVVCAVRRQNGGTMEGNEP
- a CDS encoding sensor histidine kinase, with translation MSGFLAGLCVAVLPLLAAGFWLGRRTARPENLGGLGTPVEHATFQTLHTASLAAPPLRAGLTGETARRSARRLRTLLGTDALCLTDQKQVLAWEGVGDHHRAEIMERLAGPLETGRGEAFRLNCAAPDCPLRWAVVAPLTVDDRVHGALVACAPRESAVLVRAAGEVARWVSVQLELADLDQSRTRLIEAEIKALRAQISPHFIFNSLAVIASFVRTDPERARELLLEFADFTRYSFRRHGDFTTLADELHAIDHYLALVRARFGERLSVTLQIAPEVLPVALPFLCLQPLVENAVKHGLEGKADKSRISITAQDAGAEALVVIEDDGAGMDPDLLRRILAGEVSPSGGIGLSNVDDRLRQVYGDDYGLVIETAVGAGMKITARLPKYQPGVHSASRRSAG